In the Acanthopagrus latus isolate v.2019 chromosome 23, fAcaLat1.1, whole genome shotgun sequence genome, one interval contains:
- the hgs gene encoding hepatocyte growth factor-regulated tyrosine kinase substrate isoform X2, with translation MGKGGGTFERLLDKATSQLLLETDWESILQICDLIRQGDAQAKYAIGAIKKKLNDKNPHVALYALEVLESVVKNCGQTVHDEVASKQTMEELKDLLKQTEPNVRNKILYLIQAWAHAFRNEPKYKVVQDTYQIMKVEGHVFPEFKESDAMFAAERAPDWVDAEECHRCRVQFGVMTRKHHCRACGQIFCGKCSSKYSTIPKFGIEKEVRVCEPCFELLNNHPSLSPPLRKAEGKAPASGPAELPPEYLTSPLSQQSQTKGDSSPTHSHQMPPKRDEAALQEEEELQLAIALSQSEAEEKERMRHKNSYSMYPKADPTPVTSSAPPVSTLYTSPVNSSAPSAEDVDPELARYLNRTYWEKKQEEARKSPTPSAPAPVPMAEPLPAITQPVETHVPVQPVNIVEQQYQNGESEENHEQFLKALQNAVTTFLNRVKSNHMRGRSITNDSAVLSLFQSINNMHPQLLDILNQLDEKRLYYEGLQDKLAQVRDARAALNALRDEHREKLRRAAEEAERQRQIQLAQKLEIMRQKKQEYLEMQRQLAIQRLQEQEKERQMRLEQQKHTIQMRAQMPAFSLPYAQMQSLPPNVAGGVVYQPGAPPSYPGTFSPAGSVEGSPMHNIYMNQPGQSAPPQYQAMPGPATDPNMHNAYMYQPAGTNGQPAPPPGQAPPTTSPPYSNYQPTPTQGYQNVASQAQSMPPMSQPAPTNGMGYMGYQPYGMQNMISALPGQDPSMPQQQPYMPGQQPMYQQVAPPGGQQQQQQQQQQAPQAVPGSAEAQLISFD, from the exons ATGGGGAAAGGTGGCGGTACATTTGAGAGGCTACTGG ATAAAGCCAccagtcagctgctgctggagactgACTGGGAATCCATCCTGCAGATCTGTGATCTCATCCGACAAGGAGACGCTCA AGCTAAATATGCCATTGGGGCCATCAAGAAGAAGCTGAATGACAAAAACCCACATGTGGCCCTTTATGCACTGGAG GTCCTGGAGTCAGTGGTGAAGAACTGTGGCCAGACGGTCCACGATGAGGTGGCGAGTAAACAAACGATGGAGGAACTGAAGGATTTACTCAAG CAGACAGAACCAAACGTCAGAAACAAGATCCTTTACCTGATCCAGGCCTGGGCTCACGCTTTCCGCAACGAACCCAAATATAAGGTGGTTCAAGACACCTATCAGATCATGAAAGTGGAAG gTCATGTGTTCCCTGAGTTTAAGGAGAGTGATGCAATGTTTGCAGCTGAGAGG GCTCCAGACTGGGTTGATGCTGAGGAGTGCCACCGGTGCAGAGTCCAGTTTGGAGTGATGACCAGAAAG cacCATTGTCGAGCCTGTGGCCAGATTTTCTGTGGGAAGTGTTCGTCTAAGTACTCGACCATTCCCAAGTTTGGCATAGAGAAGGAAGTGCGTGTGTGCGAGCCGTGCTTCGAGCTGCTTAACAA CCACCCCTCCCTGTCTCCTCCCCTCAGGAAAGCTGAAGGTAAAGCTCCTGCTTCAGGCCCCGCCGAGCTGCCTCCGGAGTACCTGACCAGCCCGCTGTCCCAACAGTCACAG ACGAAAGGTGATAGTTCACCAACCCATTCTCACCAGATGCCCCCAAAGAGAGACGAGGCAGCGctgcaagaggaggaggagcttcaGCTGGCCATCGCTCTGTCTCAAAGCGAGGccgaggagaaggagaggatg AGACATAAGAACTCCTACTCAATGTATCCCAAAGCTGATCCCACTCCGGTGACTTCCTCAGCACCACCTGTCAGCACCCTCTACACCTCCCCTGTG AACTCCTCTGCTCCATCAGCTGAAGATGTCGACCCTGAG CTGGCTCGTTACCTGAACAGAACATACTGGGAGAAGAAGCAGGAAGAGGCTCGCAAGAGTCCCACCCCCTCCGCCCCTGCTCCAGTGCCAATGGCTGAGCCTCTTCCTGCGATCACTCAGCCTGTAGAAACTCACGTCCCGGTTCAGCCAGTCAACATTGTGGAG cagcaatACCAGAACGGGGAGTCAGAGGAGAACCACGAACAGTTCCTGAAGGCTCTACAGAATGCCGTCACCACCTTCCTCAACCGTGTGAAGAGCAACCACATGCGTGGGCGCAGCATCACCAACGACAGCGCCGTGCTCTCACTCTTCCAGTCCATCAACAACATGCATCCACAGCTGCTGGACATCCTCAACCAGCTAGATGAGAAGCGAT TGTACTACGAGGGGCTGCAGGACAAACTGGCTCAGGTCCGAGATGCTCGGGCGGCCCTCAACGCCCTCCGggatgaacacagagagaagctgcgtcgtgctgcagaggaagcagagagacagaggcagatcCAGCTGGCACAAAAACTGGAGATCATGAGGCAGAAGAAGCAG GAGTACCTGGAGATGCAAAGACAGCTGGCCATCCAGCGCCTccaggagcaggagaaggagaggcagaTGCGTCTGGAGCAGCAGAAGCACACGATCCAGATGAGAGCCCAAATGCCTGCTTTCTCTCTGCCCTACGCCCAG ATGCAGTCTTTGCCGCCCAATGTGGCAGGAGGGGTGGTGTACCAGCCCGGAGCTCCACCCAGCTACCCGGGCACCTTCAGCCCCGCTGGTTCTGTGGAGGGTTCACCTATGCACAACATCTATATGAACCAGCCTGGGCAGTCGGCACCACCACAGTACCAAGCCATGCCCGGTCCTGCCACAG ATCCAAATATGCACAATGCGTACATGTACCAACCTGCAGGCACCAATGGGCAGCCTGCTCCGCCTCCTGGTCAGGCTCCACCCACTACTAGTCCACCCTACTCCAACTATCAACCTACACCCACACAGGGCTACCAG AATGTGGCCTCTCAGGCCCAGAGTATGCCCCCCATGTCCCAGCCTGCCCCCACTAACGGTATGGGTTACATGGGCTACCAGCCGTACGGCATGCAGAATATGATTTCGGCATTGCCAGGACAGGACCCCAGTATGCCCCAACAACAGCCCTACATGCCAGGCCAGCAGCCCATGTACCAACAG GTGGCTCCTCCTGgtggtcagcagcagcagcagcagcagcagcagcaggccccTCAGGCTGTGCCCGGCAGCGCAGAGGCACAGCTCATCTCCTTCGACTGA
- the hgs gene encoding hepatocyte growth factor-regulated tyrosine kinase substrate isoform X4, with translation MGKGGGTFERLLDKATSQLLLETDWESILQICDLIRQGDAQAKYAIGAIKKKLNDKNPHVALYALEVLESVVKNCGQTVHDEVASKQTMEELKDLLKTEPNVRNKILYLIQAWAHAFRNEPKYKVVQDTYQIMKVEGHVFPEFKESDAMFAAERAPDWVDAEECHRCRVQFGVMTRKHHCRACGQIFCGKCSSKYSTIPKFGIEKEVRVCEPCFELLNNHPSLSPPLRKAEGKAPASGPAELPPEYLTSPLSQQSQTKGDSSPTHSHQMPPKRDEAALQEEEELQLAIALSQSEAEEKERMRHKNSYSMYPKADPTPVTSSAPPVSTLYTSPVNSSAPSAEDVDPELARYLNRTYWEKKQEEARKSPTPSAPAPVPMAEPLPAITQPVETHVPVQPVNIVEQQYQNGESEENHEQFLKALQNAVTTFLNRVKSNHMRGRSITNDSAVLSLFQSINNMHPQLLDILNQLDEKRLYYEGLQDKLAQVRDARAALNALRDEHREKLRRAAEEAERQRQIQLAQKLEIMRQKKQEYLEMQRQLAIQRLQEQEKERQMRLEQQKHTIQMRAQMPAFSLPYAQMQSLPPNVAGGVVYQPGAPPSYPGTFSPAGSVEGSPMHNIYMNQPGQSAPPQYQAMPGPATDPNMHNAYMYQPAGTNGQPAPPPGQAPPTTSPPYSNYQPTPTQGYQNVASQAQSMPPMSQPAPTNGMGYMGYQPYGMQNMISALPGQDPSMPQQQPYMPGQQPMYQQVAPPGGQQQQQQQQQQAPQAVPGSAEAQLISFD, from the exons ATGGGGAAAGGTGGCGGTACATTTGAGAGGCTACTGG ATAAAGCCAccagtcagctgctgctggagactgACTGGGAATCCATCCTGCAGATCTGTGATCTCATCCGACAAGGAGACGCTCA AGCTAAATATGCCATTGGGGCCATCAAGAAGAAGCTGAATGACAAAAACCCACATGTGGCCCTTTATGCACTGGAG GTCCTGGAGTCAGTGGTGAAGAACTGTGGCCAGACGGTCCACGATGAGGTGGCGAGTAAACAAACGATGGAGGAACTGAAGGATTTACTCAAG ACAGAACCAAACGTCAGAAACAAGATCCTTTACCTGATCCAGGCCTGGGCTCACGCTTTCCGCAACGAACCCAAATATAAGGTGGTTCAAGACACCTATCAGATCATGAAAGTGGAAG gTCATGTGTTCCCTGAGTTTAAGGAGAGTGATGCAATGTTTGCAGCTGAGAGG GCTCCAGACTGGGTTGATGCTGAGGAGTGCCACCGGTGCAGAGTCCAGTTTGGAGTGATGACCAGAAAG cacCATTGTCGAGCCTGTGGCCAGATTTTCTGTGGGAAGTGTTCGTCTAAGTACTCGACCATTCCCAAGTTTGGCATAGAGAAGGAAGTGCGTGTGTGCGAGCCGTGCTTCGAGCTGCTTAACAA CCACCCCTCCCTGTCTCCTCCCCTCAGGAAAGCTGAAGGTAAAGCTCCTGCTTCAGGCCCCGCCGAGCTGCCTCCGGAGTACCTGACCAGCCCGCTGTCCCAACAGTCACAG ACGAAAGGTGATAGTTCACCAACCCATTCTCACCAGATGCCCCCAAAGAGAGACGAGGCAGCGctgcaagaggaggaggagcttcaGCTGGCCATCGCTCTGTCTCAAAGCGAGGccgaggagaaggagaggatg AGACATAAGAACTCCTACTCAATGTATCCCAAAGCTGATCCCACTCCGGTGACTTCCTCAGCACCACCTGTCAGCACCCTCTACACCTCCCCTGTG AACTCCTCTGCTCCATCAGCTGAAGATGTCGACCCTGAG CTGGCTCGTTACCTGAACAGAACATACTGGGAGAAGAAGCAGGAAGAGGCTCGCAAGAGTCCCACCCCCTCCGCCCCTGCTCCAGTGCCAATGGCTGAGCCTCTTCCTGCGATCACTCAGCCTGTAGAAACTCACGTCCCGGTTCAGCCAGTCAACATTGTGGAG cagcaatACCAGAACGGGGAGTCAGAGGAGAACCACGAACAGTTCCTGAAGGCTCTACAGAATGCCGTCACCACCTTCCTCAACCGTGTGAAGAGCAACCACATGCGTGGGCGCAGCATCACCAACGACAGCGCCGTGCTCTCACTCTTCCAGTCCATCAACAACATGCATCCACAGCTGCTGGACATCCTCAACCAGCTAGATGAGAAGCGAT TGTACTACGAGGGGCTGCAGGACAAACTGGCTCAGGTCCGAGATGCTCGGGCGGCCCTCAACGCCCTCCGggatgaacacagagagaagctgcgtcgtgctgcagaggaagcagagagacagaggcagatcCAGCTGGCACAAAAACTGGAGATCATGAGGCAGAAGAAGCAG GAGTACCTGGAGATGCAAAGACAGCTGGCCATCCAGCGCCTccaggagcaggagaaggagaggcagaTGCGTCTGGAGCAGCAGAAGCACACGATCCAGATGAGAGCCCAAATGCCTGCTTTCTCTCTGCCCTACGCCCAG ATGCAGTCTTTGCCGCCCAATGTGGCAGGAGGGGTGGTGTACCAGCCCGGAGCTCCACCCAGCTACCCGGGCACCTTCAGCCCCGCTGGTTCTGTGGAGGGTTCACCTATGCACAACATCTATATGAACCAGCCTGGGCAGTCGGCACCACCACAGTACCAAGCCATGCCCGGTCCTGCCACAG ATCCAAATATGCACAATGCGTACATGTACCAACCTGCAGGCACCAATGGGCAGCCTGCTCCGCCTCCTGGTCAGGCTCCACCCACTACTAGTCCACCCTACTCCAACTATCAACCTACACCCACACAGGGCTACCAG AATGTGGCCTCTCAGGCCCAGAGTATGCCCCCCATGTCCCAGCCTGCCCCCACTAACGGTATGGGTTACATGGGCTACCAGCCGTACGGCATGCAGAATATGATTTCGGCATTGCCAGGACAGGACCCCAGTATGCCCCAACAACAGCCCTACATGCCAGGCCAGCAGCCCATGTACCAACAG GTGGCTCCTCCTGgtggtcagcagcagcagcagcagcagcagcagcaggccccTCAGGCTGTGCCCGGCAGCGCAGAGGCACAGCTCATCTCCTTCGACTGA
- the hgs gene encoding hepatocyte growth factor-regulated tyrosine kinase substrate isoform X8, giving the protein MGKGGGTFERLLDKATSQLLLETDWESILQICDLIRQGDAQAKYAIGAIKKKLNDKNPHVALYALEVLESVVKNCGQTVHDEVASKQTMEELKDLLKKQTEPNVRNKILYLIQAWAHAFRNEPKYKVVQDTYQIMKVEGHVFPEFKESDAMFAAERAPDWVDAEECHRCRVQFGVMTRKHHCRACGQIFCGKCSSKYSTIPKFGIEKEVRVCEPCFELLNKKAEGKAPASGPAELPPEYLTSPLSQQSQMPPKRDEAALQEEEELQLAIALSQSEAEEKERMRHKNSYSMYPKADPTPVTSSAPPVSTLYTSPVNSSAPSAEDVDPELARYLNRTYWEKKQEEARKSPTPSAPAPVPMAEPLPAITQPVETHVPVQPVNIVEQYQNGESEENHEQFLKALQNAVTTFLNRVKSNHMRGRSITNDSAVLSLFQSINNMHPQLLDILNQLDEKRLYYEGLQDKLAQVRDARAALNALRDEHREKLRRAAEEAERQRQIQLAQKLEIMRQKKQEYLEMQRQLAIQRLQEQEKERQMRLEQQKHTIQMRAQMPAFSLPYAQMQSLPPNVAGGVVYQPGAPPSYPGTFSPAGSVEGSPMHNIYMNQPGQSAPPQYQAMPGPATDPNMHNAYMYQPAGTNGQPAPPPGQAPPTTSPPYSNYQPTPTQGYQNVASQAQSMPPMSQPAPTNGMGYMGYQPYGMQNMISALPGQDPSMPQQQPYMPGQQPMYQQVAPPGGQQQQQQQQQQAPQAVPGSAEAQLISFD; this is encoded by the exons ATGGGGAAAGGTGGCGGTACATTTGAGAGGCTACTGG ATAAAGCCAccagtcagctgctgctggagactgACTGGGAATCCATCCTGCAGATCTGTGATCTCATCCGACAAGGAGACGCTCA AGCTAAATATGCCATTGGGGCCATCAAGAAGAAGCTGAATGACAAAAACCCACATGTGGCCCTTTATGCACTGGAG GTCCTGGAGTCAGTGGTGAAGAACTGTGGCCAGACGGTCCACGATGAGGTGGCGAGTAAACAAACGATGGAGGAACTGAAGGATTTACTCAAG AAGCAGACAGAACCAAACGTCAGAAACAAGATCCTTTACCTGATCCAGGCCTGGGCTCACGCTTTCCGCAACGAACCCAAATATAAGGTGGTTCAAGACACCTATCAGATCATGAAAGTGGAAG gTCATGTGTTCCCTGAGTTTAAGGAGAGTGATGCAATGTTTGCAGCTGAGAGG GCTCCAGACTGGGTTGATGCTGAGGAGTGCCACCGGTGCAGAGTCCAGTTTGGAGTGATGACCAGAAAG cacCATTGTCGAGCCTGTGGCCAGATTTTCTGTGGGAAGTGTTCGTCTAAGTACTCGACCATTCCCAAGTTTGGCATAGAGAAGGAAGTGCGTGTGTGCGAGCCGTGCTTCGAGCTGCTTAACAA GAAAGCTGAAGGTAAAGCTCCTGCTTCAGGCCCCGCCGAGCTGCCTCCGGAGTACCTGACCAGCCCGCTGTCCCAACAGTCACAG ATGCCCCCAAAGAGAGACGAGGCAGCGctgcaagaggaggaggagcttcaGCTGGCCATCGCTCTGTCTCAAAGCGAGGccgaggagaaggagaggatg AGACATAAGAACTCCTACTCAATGTATCCCAAAGCTGATCCCACTCCGGTGACTTCCTCAGCACCACCTGTCAGCACCCTCTACACCTCCCCTGTG AACTCCTCTGCTCCATCAGCTGAAGATGTCGACCCTGAG CTGGCTCGTTACCTGAACAGAACATACTGGGAGAAGAAGCAGGAAGAGGCTCGCAAGAGTCCCACCCCCTCCGCCCCTGCTCCAGTGCCAATGGCTGAGCCTCTTCCTGCGATCACTCAGCCTGTAGAAACTCACGTCCCGGTTCAGCCAGTCAACATTGTGGAG caatACCAGAACGGGGAGTCAGAGGAGAACCACGAACAGTTCCTGAAGGCTCTACAGAATGCCGTCACCACCTTCCTCAACCGTGTGAAGAGCAACCACATGCGTGGGCGCAGCATCACCAACGACAGCGCCGTGCTCTCACTCTTCCAGTCCATCAACAACATGCATCCACAGCTGCTGGACATCCTCAACCAGCTAGATGAGAAGCGAT TGTACTACGAGGGGCTGCAGGACAAACTGGCTCAGGTCCGAGATGCTCGGGCGGCCCTCAACGCCCTCCGggatgaacacagagagaagctgcgtcgtgctgcagaggaagcagagagacagaggcagatcCAGCTGGCACAAAAACTGGAGATCATGAGGCAGAAGAAGCAG GAGTACCTGGAGATGCAAAGACAGCTGGCCATCCAGCGCCTccaggagcaggagaaggagaggcagaTGCGTCTGGAGCAGCAGAAGCACACGATCCAGATGAGAGCCCAAATGCCTGCTTTCTCTCTGCCCTACGCCCAG ATGCAGTCTTTGCCGCCCAATGTGGCAGGAGGGGTGGTGTACCAGCCCGGAGCTCCACCCAGCTACCCGGGCACCTTCAGCCCCGCTGGTTCTGTGGAGGGTTCACCTATGCACAACATCTATATGAACCAGCCTGGGCAGTCGGCACCACCACAGTACCAAGCCATGCCCGGTCCTGCCACAG ATCCAAATATGCACAATGCGTACATGTACCAACCTGCAGGCACCAATGGGCAGCCTGCTCCGCCTCCTGGTCAGGCTCCACCCACTACTAGTCCACCCTACTCCAACTATCAACCTACACCCACACAGGGCTACCAG AATGTGGCCTCTCAGGCCCAGAGTATGCCCCCCATGTCCCAGCCTGCCCCCACTAACGGTATGGGTTACATGGGCTACCAGCCGTACGGCATGCAGAATATGATTTCGGCATTGCCAGGACAGGACCCCAGTATGCCCCAACAACAGCCCTACATGCCAGGCCAGCAGCCCATGTACCAACAG GTGGCTCCTCCTGgtggtcagcagcagcagcagcagcagcagcagcaggccccTCAGGCTGTGCCCGGCAGCGCAGAGGCACAGCTCATCTCCTTCGACTGA
- the hgs gene encoding hepatocyte growth factor-regulated tyrosine kinase substrate isoform X6, translating into MGKGGGTFERLLDKATSQLLLETDWESILQICDLIRQGDAQAKYAIGAIKKKLNDKNPHVALYALEVLESVVKNCGQTVHDEVASKQTMEELKDLLKKQTEPNVRNKILYLIQAWAHAFRNEPKYKVVQDTYQIMKVEGHVFPEFKESDAMFAAERAPDWVDAEECHRCRVQFGVMTRKHHCRACGQIFCGKCSSKYSTIPKFGIEKEVRVCEPCFELLNNHPSLSPPLRKAEGKAPASGPAELPPEYLTSPLSQQSQMPPKRDEAALQEEEELQLAIALSQSEAEEKERMRHKNSYSMYPKADPTPVTSSAPPVSTLYTSPVNSSAPSAEDVDPELARYLNRTYWEKKQEEARKSPTPSAPAPVPMAEPLPAITQPVETHVPVQPVNIVEQQYQNGESEENHEQFLKALQNAVTTFLNRVKSNHMRGRSITNDSAVLSLFQSINNMHPQLLDILNQLDEKRLYYEGLQDKLAQVRDARAALNALRDEHREKLRRAAEEAERQRQIQLAQKLEIMRQKKQEYLEMQRQLAIQRLQEQEKERQMRLEQQKHTIQMRAQMPAFSLPYAQMQSLPPNVAGGVVYQPGAPPSYPGTFSPAGSVEGSPMHNIYMNQPGQSAPPQYQAMPGPATDPNMHNAYMYQPAGTNGQPAPPPGQAPPTTSPPYSNYQPTPTQGYQNVASQAQSMPPMSQPAPTNGMGYMGYQPYGMQNMISALPGQDPSMPQQQPYMPGQQPMYQQVAPPGGQQQQQQQQQQAPQAVPGSAEAQLISFD; encoded by the exons ATGGGGAAAGGTGGCGGTACATTTGAGAGGCTACTGG ATAAAGCCAccagtcagctgctgctggagactgACTGGGAATCCATCCTGCAGATCTGTGATCTCATCCGACAAGGAGACGCTCA AGCTAAATATGCCATTGGGGCCATCAAGAAGAAGCTGAATGACAAAAACCCACATGTGGCCCTTTATGCACTGGAG GTCCTGGAGTCAGTGGTGAAGAACTGTGGCCAGACGGTCCACGATGAGGTGGCGAGTAAACAAACGATGGAGGAACTGAAGGATTTACTCAAG AAGCAGACAGAACCAAACGTCAGAAACAAGATCCTTTACCTGATCCAGGCCTGGGCTCACGCTTTCCGCAACGAACCCAAATATAAGGTGGTTCAAGACACCTATCAGATCATGAAAGTGGAAG gTCATGTGTTCCCTGAGTTTAAGGAGAGTGATGCAATGTTTGCAGCTGAGAGG GCTCCAGACTGGGTTGATGCTGAGGAGTGCCACCGGTGCAGAGTCCAGTTTGGAGTGATGACCAGAAAG cacCATTGTCGAGCCTGTGGCCAGATTTTCTGTGGGAAGTGTTCGTCTAAGTACTCGACCATTCCCAAGTTTGGCATAGAGAAGGAAGTGCGTGTGTGCGAGCCGTGCTTCGAGCTGCTTAACAA CCACCCCTCCCTGTCTCCTCCCCTCAGGAAAGCTGAAGGTAAAGCTCCTGCTTCAGGCCCCGCCGAGCTGCCTCCGGAGTACCTGACCAGCCCGCTGTCCCAACAGTCACAG ATGCCCCCAAAGAGAGACGAGGCAGCGctgcaagaggaggaggagcttcaGCTGGCCATCGCTCTGTCTCAAAGCGAGGccgaggagaaggagaggatg AGACATAAGAACTCCTACTCAATGTATCCCAAAGCTGATCCCACTCCGGTGACTTCCTCAGCACCACCTGTCAGCACCCTCTACACCTCCCCTGTG AACTCCTCTGCTCCATCAGCTGAAGATGTCGACCCTGAG CTGGCTCGTTACCTGAACAGAACATACTGGGAGAAGAAGCAGGAAGAGGCTCGCAAGAGTCCCACCCCCTCCGCCCCTGCTCCAGTGCCAATGGCTGAGCCTCTTCCTGCGATCACTCAGCCTGTAGAAACTCACGTCCCGGTTCAGCCAGTCAACATTGTGGAG cagcaatACCAGAACGGGGAGTCAGAGGAGAACCACGAACAGTTCCTGAAGGCTCTACAGAATGCCGTCACCACCTTCCTCAACCGTGTGAAGAGCAACCACATGCGTGGGCGCAGCATCACCAACGACAGCGCCGTGCTCTCACTCTTCCAGTCCATCAACAACATGCATCCACAGCTGCTGGACATCCTCAACCAGCTAGATGAGAAGCGAT TGTACTACGAGGGGCTGCAGGACAAACTGGCTCAGGTCCGAGATGCTCGGGCGGCCCTCAACGCCCTCCGggatgaacacagagagaagctgcgtcgtgctgcagaggaagcagagagacagaggcagatcCAGCTGGCACAAAAACTGGAGATCATGAGGCAGAAGAAGCAG GAGTACCTGGAGATGCAAAGACAGCTGGCCATCCAGCGCCTccaggagcaggagaaggagaggcagaTGCGTCTGGAGCAGCAGAAGCACACGATCCAGATGAGAGCCCAAATGCCTGCTTTCTCTCTGCCCTACGCCCAG ATGCAGTCTTTGCCGCCCAATGTGGCAGGAGGGGTGGTGTACCAGCCCGGAGCTCCACCCAGCTACCCGGGCACCTTCAGCCCCGCTGGTTCTGTGGAGGGTTCACCTATGCACAACATCTATATGAACCAGCCTGGGCAGTCGGCACCACCACAGTACCAAGCCATGCCCGGTCCTGCCACAG ATCCAAATATGCACAATGCGTACATGTACCAACCTGCAGGCACCAATGGGCAGCCTGCTCCGCCTCCTGGTCAGGCTCCACCCACTACTAGTCCACCCTACTCCAACTATCAACCTACACCCACACAGGGCTACCAG AATGTGGCCTCTCAGGCCCAGAGTATGCCCCCCATGTCCCAGCCTGCCCCCACTAACGGTATGGGTTACATGGGCTACCAGCCGTACGGCATGCAGAATATGATTTCGGCATTGCCAGGACAGGACCCCAGTATGCCCCAACAACAGCCCTACATGCCAGGCCAGCAGCCCATGTACCAACAG GTGGCTCCTCCTGgtggtcagcagcagcagcagcagcagcagcagcaggccccTCAGGCTGTGCCCGGCAGCGCAGAGGCACAGCTCATCTCCTTCGACTGA